From the Corticium candelabrum chromosome 2, ooCorCand1.1, whole genome shotgun sequence genome, one window contains:
- the LOC134176519 gene encoding transmembrane protease serine 6-like, which produces MCGYYCHDCGISDSPTCRHRKNGVCFSKNGAWPWVAAIYKKTSNNQVFHCGGALISDCFILTAAHCASGFKPDNLMVVLGDTERYVKEYTEKTFAVDKIHIHNSYKHDSGSLNYDIALLQLKCNVSCSSYVRKVCLPTRTDFGYYQAGTPCIAAGWGATEKREIGAKSTPITTSMKEIHLPIVDKDGCLASTSDYIKHDITNYTVCAGDGNGNNNVCDGDSGGPLFCKRKQGKKVDPDSYVMVGIVSWGEGCGQPGKYSVFTHLLNLMNWVQDKLDRNPCKQWFNKEETEQCRNPAVSLV; this is translated from the exons ATGTGTGGCT ACTACTGTCATGATTGTGGCATATCTGATTCTCCAACCTGTAGACACAGGAAAAATGGAGTGTGTTTTTCAAAAAACGGTGCTTGGCCTTGGGTAGCAGCAATTTACAAGAAAACTTCAAACAACCAAGTATTCCACTGCGGAGGCGCTCTCATCAGTGACTGCTTTATTCTGACCGCTGCTCATTGCGCTAGTGGCTTTAAGCCTGACAATCTAATGGTCGTCCTCGGCGACACGGAGCGTTATGTTAAAGAATACACTGAGAAAACATTTGCTGTTGATAAAATCCACATCCATAATAGCTATAAACACGACAGTGGGAGTTTAAACTATGACATCGCTCTGTTACAATTAAAATGCAATGTATCTTGTTCTTCATACGTTCGAAAAGTCTGTTTGCCCACAAGAACGGACTTTGGCTACTACCAAGCAGGAACGCCCTGCATTGCAGCAGGATGGGGAGCTACTGAAAAGAGAGAAATAGGCGCAAAAAGTACTCCAATAACTACCAGCATGAAAGAAATTCATCTTCCGATTGTAGACAAAGACGGGTGTTTAGCCAGCACATCGGATTATATCAAGCATGACATTACAAACTACACTGTTTGCGCAGGAGATGGCAACGGCAATAATAACGTTTGCGATGGTGATTCTGGAGGGCCTCTGTTTTGCAAGCGCAAGCAAGGTAAAAAAGTCGATCCCGACAGCTACGTCATGGTGGGAATAGTCAGCTGGGGGGAAGGATGTGGACAGCCTGGAAAATACAGCGTATTTACGCACTTGCTCAACCTAATGAATTGGGTGCAAGACAAGTTGGACAGAAACCCATGCAAGCAATGGTTCAATAAAGAAGAAACAGAACAGTGTCGTAACCCTGCAGTTAGCTTGGTTTGA